One window of the Pseudomonas sp. S04 genome contains the following:
- a CDS encoding dermonecrotic toxin domain-containing protein: MTEHTENTDTHALLEKSQVVHQTSRGPTVDEVAARLLRRALEELYPERNIDPDQTLIGTPQWQSVDGTLVAMPTRFESLTQALVRQFFSSATANYLEGEHFLTLNPPTSPVVHLDLGIEAIARLLNDYAPLLFVAFGEHQLAYWNEAGQRAPHWLQLSDALRKTLEVQHLKDWDDEQCLVARAISLHPDKKKRQAHDSALSTIRVCLIDIDSVDAQGNIRHLILAGACVITGRYKQRDLLMMYTVENGYETFDSLEQLGASLPERVETQPTGRNLKWQLFEPEGNFFDHMAWALITTQLDAIAAISHESLTAETQQKFDSIALAEHASAQEKTALIGLDNSIPDWLFGASAADLDQYSQSVNALGKLYKQTDKKLVRILPLTTYAQNRLRDAIIADKKPAAGLPLDSLEITVTNSFESGGLTLPNPLDVHTETLGEYALQNSAPYQATLRFKPTQPLPDWLNVAYLTKMASKVDVGGAYPKLIKDKLIDDPLQAPLQQHFYIDQMRALLPLIALESKIRRIGGIDELGCLYVREWLKPTPGRPQPVVTRPLTFIQSGQTTGDTVANMFIIAPREPAAGPCLLYRPLFEQPLLQFPSAQNLLYALHQPGELRDSVLAWLPDSDIAFKYAQYTFPVGLPSPWLAAQLLSEPWTTVDWTGPVELGSVQLSGDIFKVLFKTHALAMAELSDRQSLSNAQRRWALLRDSGWAVFNVAANFLSGPAGAAVWVWQSISEIEQVLDAHQRGDAYAQWSAVADMLLNLGMILAHHAATRRKTNPRTASAPQVDHDRLPETSVTPTVKPAAPTVTLVPTPMTGELASSHYSSLEASGSVPHRSPSALAVFLSALSVPPPDLTAPTVETLLRDTARLYRLDAKTYAKVGERWYRVIENDDEQIQIVDPQTPSKTGPLLSHTQQGQWFVDTRLRLRAGAGGTSLRSQLKAQRKAKEQQKKQLGVELENFKRLEASNNAALKKAQAEMIGATGQAYEQATARYLTHLEKLIGDYEQALKNLEQWRINGGSEGYFQDLQRMTVELQKNLSLWLVIKRNDYATLTHMLAQDTAIDSDASLQLHVESVRQALALSQEMIARLQTAQTALEKIAAVGSAGMIASQSLRKLLPVFTAWDLKSNEVGMSHELCMRNTATQNAEPAREAVGLVIIEAATATHRHTALIRTPDSGATSAQRIDTLSRLIDIYVDADQRLKDFPEEYPDKVEPTGLERVSTLIGEFRQLAQEQLNALLPESGTSVVPVAPAPAVAGPSRPAGKVTKSRPRDPVPARPSPSGEPLLEEMVPTSKSPAPMSELDDIDIIANALTLSEEVQGFIDRTRKNAFRPNRIPADMQDLFDHQARRLEQAAINVDLALARINKAGGTRLPVANLSSELNESAARLRTQGISIRASLLKERPPRQAYLQWLLDNNQVRVVRNQQGRIRTKKRQDYFQEYQVLDMTDNDQPLWLVHFHYNSPDAPLEQYTAAHLKIADEKLKQFTAERRKALTSLAPIDYVLRRISDPSLFFSLPDQP; this comes from the coding sequence ATGACTGAACATACTGAGAACACCGATACCCACGCCCTGCTGGAAAAAAGCCAGGTCGTTCATCAGACCAGCCGGGGCCCCACTGTCGATGAGGTTGCCGCCCGACTGCTGCGCCGGGCGCTGGAAGAGCTGTATCCGGAACGCAATATCGACCCCGACCAAACGCTGATCGGCACGCCTCAATGGCAGTCCGTCGACGGTACGCTCGTGGCCATGCCTACCCGGTTCGAATCACTGACCCAGGCACTGGTCCGGCAATTTTTCAGCTCGGCCACTGCCAACTATCTCGAAGGCGAGCACTTCCTGACATTAAATCCGCCAACCTCGCCCGTGGTGCACCTGGACCTCGGCATCGAAGCCATTGCCAGGTTGCTCAACGACTACGCCCCCTTGCTCTTCGTGGCCTTCGGCGAACACCAGCTGGCGTATTGGAACGAAGCCGGGCAACGGGCGCCGCACTGGCTGCAACTGTCCGATGCCTTGCGCAAGACCCTCGAGGTGCAACACCTCAAGGATTGGGATGACGAGCAGTGCCTGGTGGCCCGGGCCATATCGCTCCATCCGGACAAAAAGAAGCGTCAAGCCCACGACTCCGCGCTTTCGACTATCCGGGTATGCCTGATCGATATTGACTCGGTCGACGCCCAAGGCAATATCCGACATTTGATACTGGCCGGTGCCTGCGTGATCACTGGCCGTTATAAACAACGTGACCTGCTGATGATGTACACCGTTGAAAATGGTTATGAAACGTTCGACTCCCTGGAACAGTTGGGGGCTTCGTTACCGGAACGCGTGGAGACGCAACCGACCGGGCGCAACCTGAAGTGGCAGCTGTTCGAGCCCGAGGGTAATTTTTTCGATCATATGGCCTGGGCGCTGATCACCACCCAGCTCGATGCCATCGCCGCAATCAGCCACGAAAGCCTCACGGCCGAAACGCAGCAGAAATTCGATTCAATCGCTCTGGCGGAACACGCCAGCGCCCAGGAAAAAACGGCACTCATTGGCCTCGATAACTCAATACCCGATTGGCTGTTTGGTGCTTCGGCTGCCGATCTGGATCAGTACAGCCAATCCGTCAATGCGCTGGGAAAACTGTACAAACAGACTGACAAAAAACTGGTGCGGATTCTGCCCCTCACGACCTACGCCCAGAACCGCCTGCGCGACGCAATCATTGCCGATAAGAAACCCGCCGCCGGGTTGCCGCTGGACAGCCTCGAGATCACCGTCACCAACAGTTTCGAATCCGGCGGACTGACACTGCCCAATCCGCTCGACGTGCACACCGAAACACTCGGCGAGTACGCCTTGCAAAACAGCGCACCGTATCAGGCCACCCTGCGATTCAAACCGACACAGCCGCTCCCTGACTGGCTGAACGTTGCGTACCTGACGAAAATGGCGAGCAAGGTCGACGTCGGTGGGGCATACCCCAAACTGATCAAGGACAAGCTGATCGACGATCCGCTGCAGGCGCCCTTGCAGCAGCATTTTTACATCGACCAGATGCGTGCCCTGCTGCCGCTGATAGCGCTGGAGAGCAAGATCCGTCGCATCGGTGGTATCGATGAATTGGGTTGCCTTTACGTGCGCGAATGGCTCAAGCCAACCCCCGGTCGCCCGCAACCGGTGGTCACTCGCCCACTGACGTTCATCCAGTCCGGGCAAACCACAGGCGACACCGTTGCCAACATGTTCATCATCGCCCCGCGCGAGCCGGCAGCCGGGCCTTGCCTGCTCTACCGCCCATTGTTCGAACAGCCGTTGCTGCAGTTCCCTTCAGCGCAAAACCTGCTGTATGCCCTGCATCAACCGGGAGAGTTGAGGGATTCGGTGCTGGCGTGGCTGCCCGACTCGGATATCGCGTTCAAATACGCCCAGTACACATTCCCCGTCGGCTTGCCCAGTCCATGGCTGGCGGCGCAGTTGCTTTCCGAGCCCTGGACAACCGTGGACTGGACCGGGCCGGTCGAACTCGGGTCAGTGCAATTGAGCGGCGACATCTTCAAGGTCCTGTTCAAGACCCATGCCCTGGCCATGGCCGAACTCTCCGACCGCCAGTCGTTATCCAATGCACAACGACGTTGGGCCTTGCTGCGTGACAGCGGCTGGGCGGTGTTCAATGTTGCCGCGAATTTTCTCAGCGGTCCGGCGGGGGCTGCGGTCTGGGTCTGGCAAAGCATCAGTGAAATCGAACAGGTGCTGGACGCCCATCAGCGTGGTGATGCCTATGCGCAATGGAGCGCGGTTGCCGATATGCTGCTGAACCTGGGCATGATCCTGGCACATCACGCCGCCACACGTCGCAAGACCAACCCCCGAACGGCATCGGCACCGCAGGTTGACCACGACAGGTTACCCGAGACCAGCGTCACGCCGACGGTCAAACCGGCGGCCCCCACTGTGACCTTGGTTCCCACTCCCATGACCGGTGAACTTGCGTCCAGCCATTACTCCTCACTTGAAGCCAGCGGCTCAGTGCCCCACCGGTCGCCCTCGGCTCTGGCGGTTTTTCTGAGCGCCTTGAGCGTACCGCCCCCCGATCTCACCGCCCCAACCGTGGAAACCCTTCTGCGCGATACCGCGCGCCTGTATCGCCTGGATGCAAAGACCTATGCAAAGGTCGGCGAGCGCTGGTACCGCGTTATCGAAAATGACGACGAGCAGATCCAGATCGTTGATCCACAAACACCCTCGAAAACCGGACCTCTGTTGAGCCATACCCAACAAGGCCAGTGGTTCGTCGACACACGTTTGCGGTTGCGCGCAGGTGCTGGTGGTACCAGCCTGCGCAGCCAGCTCAAGGCACAACGCAAGGCCAAGGAACAACAGAAAAAACAACTGGGTGTCGAGCTGGAGAATTTCAAACGCCTGGAAGCGTCCAACAATGCCGCTTTAAAAAAGGCCCAGGCAGAGATGATCGGCGCCACCGGGCAAGCGTACGAACAGGCGACAGCGCGCTACCTCACTCACCTGGAAAAACTGATTGGTGACTACGAACAGGCCTTGAAAAACCTGGAGCAATGGCGCATCAACGGCGGAAGTGAAGGCTATTTCCAAGATTTACAGCGCATGACAGTCGAGCTGCAAAAGAACCTCTCCCTTTGGCTCGTAATCAAGCGCAACGACTATGCAACACTCACCCACATGCTGGCCCAGGACACTGCCATCGACTCAGACGCCTCATTGCAGCTACACGTTGAGAGTGTCAGACAAGCGTTGGCATTGAGTCAGGAAATGATCGCCCGTCTGCAAACTGCCCAAACGGCGCTGGAAAAAATCGCAGCGGTTGGTAGCGCCGGCATGATCGCCTCTCAAAGCCTGCGAAAACTGCTGCCGGTGTTCACCGCGTGGGATTTGAAGTCCAACGAAGTCGGCATGTCGCATGAGTTGTGCATGCGCAACACTGCCACCCAGAACGCTGAACCCGCTCGTGAAGCGGTGGGCCTGGTGATTATCGAGGCCGCAACCGCCACCCACCGGCATACGGCCTTGATCAGAACGCCGGATAGCGGTGCGACCAGCGCGCAGCGCATCGACACCCTGAGCAGGCTGATCGATATTTACGTCGATGCCGATCAGCGTCTTAAAGACTTCCCCGAAGAATACCCTGACAAAGTCGAGCCGACTGGGCTTGAACGGGTCAGCACATTGATCGGCGAGTTCAGGCAACTGGCGCAGGAACAACTCAATGCGCTATTGCCCGAGAGCGGGACGAGCGTCGTACCGGTCGCACCGGCACCCGCAGTTGCAGGCCCGTCCCGGCCTGCTGGCAAAGTCACCAAGAGCCGACCACGGGATCCCGTGCCCGCCAGACCCTCGCCATCCGGCGAGCCACTGCTCGAGGAAATGGTTCCCACCAGCAAAAGTCCTGCACCGATGTCGGAACTGGACGATATCGACATCATTGCCAATGCCCTGACCTTGAGTGAAGAAGTGCAGGGTTTTATTGATCGAACCCGCAAGAATGCCTTCAGACCTAACCGTATTCCCGCAGACATGCAGGATCTGTTCGATCACCAGGCCCGGCGCCTGGAACAAGCCGCGATCAATGTCGACCTTGCCCTGGCGCGCATCAACAAGGCAGGAGGAACCCGACTCCCTGTGGCTAACCTGAGCTCAGAGCTCAATGAGTCCGCCGCTCGTTTACGCACACAAGGCATCAGTATCCGCGCCAGCCTGCTCAAGGAGCGCCCGCCCCGGCAGGCCTATTTGCAGTGGCTGCTGGACAACAACCAGGTAAGGGTCGTGCGTAACCAACAAGGCCGAATCAGGACCAAAAAACGCCAGGACTACTTTCAGGAGTACCAGGTGCTCGACATGACTGACAACGACCAGCCGTTATGGCTTGTGCATTTTCACTACAACTCGCCTGACGCTCCTTTGGAGCAGTACACCGCGGCGCACCTGAAGATCGCCGACGAGAAGTTGAAGCAGTTCACTGCCGAACGTCGCAAAGCACTGACGTCCCTGGCGCCGATCGACTACGTGCTGCGGCGCATCAGTGATCCGTCGCTGTTCTTCAGTCTGCCAGACCAACCCTGA